One genomic segment of Mytilus galloprovincialis chromosome 5, xbMytGall1.hap1.1, whole genome shotgun sequence includes these proteins:
- the LOC143075657 gene encoding chondroitin proteoglycan 1-like — MLYTIFLLIIPVSVFAGDCVGKGDGVFEIGCRSYLTCTGGVAKVTNCPNPPDPNTVYNNRTKSCDTPAHVGPPCGKLEDCTNKPDARYPDLFNTCHTYYTCQFGTYFGHNSCTPGLVFDFKLQTCNWPQNVLPPCGHYIPTTVSG, encoded by the exons ATGTTGTATAcgatttttcttctgattattccAGTGTCTG TTTTTGCCGGAGACTGTGTAGGTAAAGGTGATGGAGTGTTTGAGATAGGCTGCAGGTCATATCTGACATGTACAGGTGGTGTTGCCAAGGTAACCAATTGTCCAAACCCACCGGACCCTAATACAGTGTACAACAACCGAACAAAATCTTGTGATAC GCCGGCACATGTAGGACCACCATGTGGAAAGTTAGAAGACTGTACAAACAAACCGGATGCCAGATATCCTGACTTATTTAATACTTGTCATACCTACTACACATGTCAGTTTGGAACATACTTTGGTCACAATTCCTGTACTCCAG GATTGGTATTTGATTTTAAGCTTCAGACTTGCAATTGGCCTCAAAATGTACTTCCTCCATGTGGGCATTACATTCCAACGACTGTCTCAGGATGA